A genomic region of Cannabis sativa cultivar Pink pepper isolate KNU-18-1 chromosome 1, ASM2916894v1, whole genome shotgun sequence contains the following coding sequences:
- the LOC115706679 gene encoding uncharacterized protein LOC115706679 yields MASELILPLAEHFPGRITYRGNGYFASIKAKFEAFNLTERVKETPFGVFWNANDMKFSGVIVHQLLLRKMKVTEVKNDEVWFYVGKTEARFERSEFGLITSLKMSGGPSTEELTTLCESDRILRDYLNNAKRLTFKTLWLAFEACDVADDVYKLGMCAFVEGVLLSRAEGVYIWSDMLKLVENEEKFFEYPWGLLSYQKLLSSTAKSMTDLRKNYIDKSTKNKKKGKKEKNITQPEAKYNVYGYAPALQYWAFEVMQDLEKKYGQCRGTRFPRMLNWSTPNTVTKHDVEQPDVATLFEKRMVVLQILYPRNWEVDYWKSNCEGEVPTVEMGLDEVEETQVRAQDSTAFQTQVERVADYVKRSKIIPPSPPKETPDTSTSATVPPTPATVPPSSAPANDSDYLLLAKRLEKVETQQLAILIAQTEMKADFKRSQKEMKNLIMDQIATVISLLQKQPSEPTQPSGPAHQSDPTHPSDKAEPLQTVHPSPPTYDDDDDVYPEDWQPDVCDVPSTPDAIVISLGDTESQDVEELQGPPAGVDFCRVRRKRKPIFLNDYTAGKKKQRHGPVVVDTVKPADSRLLKFFQKWITYARDNDRPRDVHTGVATRSWFVKLMVLNEWLDDAVSYFLT; encoded by the exons ATGGCTTCAGAACTCATTCTCCCCTTGGCTGAGCATTTTCCTGGGCGTATCACTTACCGAGGAAATGGGTACTTTGCTTCAATTAAAGCAAAGTTTGAAGCCTTTAACCTGACCGAGAGGGTGAAGGAAACTCCTTTTGGAGTTTTTTGGAATGCGAATGATATGAAATTCTCCGGGGTGATTGTGCATCAACTGCTGTTGAGGAAAATGAAAGTGACTGAGGTAAAGAATGATGAAGTGTGGTTTTACGTGGGTAAAACCGAGGCCAGATTTGAAAGGTCTGAGTTTGGATTGATCACTAGCCTGAAGATGAGCGGTGGCCCCTCGACTGAAGAATTGACTACACTATGTGAGTCTGATCGGATATTGCGGGACTACCTCAATAATGCCAAACGGCTCACTTTCAAAACCCTTTGGCTAGCTTTTGAGGCGTGCGATGTGGCCGACGACGTGTACAAGCTGGGGATGTGTGCATTTGTTGAAGGTGTGCTACTATCAAGGGCTGAGGGTGTTTATATATGGTCGGATATGCTGAAGTTAGTAGAAAACGAGGAGAAGTTCTTTGAATATCCGTGGGGCCTTCTTTCTTATCAGAAGTTGTTGTCATCCACAGCCAAAAGTATGACTGACCTGAGGAAGAACTACATTGATAAATCTACTAAgaacaagaagaaagggaagaagGAGAAAAATATTACTCAACCTGAGGCGAAGTACAATGTCTACGGATATGCACCGGCGCTACAATATTGGGCCTTTGAGGTGATGCAAGATTTGGAGAAGAAGTACGGGCAGTGCAGAGGGACTAGATTCCCTCGAATGTTGAATTGGAGCACCCCTAACACGGTAACGAAACATGATGTGGAGCAACCTGATGTCGCTACACTATTTGAGAAAAGG atggtTGTTCTTCAAATTTTGTATCCTCGGAATTGGGAGGTGGACTATTGGAAGAGCAATTGTGAGGGTGAGGTCCCCACGGTGGAAATGGGGTTGGATGAGGTCGAAGAAACGCAAGTCAGGGCGCAAGATTCGACCGCATTCCAGACCCAAGTCGAACGGGTGGCGGATTATGTGAAAAGGTCCAAAATTATTCCACCATCCCCACCCAAAGAAACACCAGACACCTCCACATCTGCCACTGTGCCCCCAACGCCTGCCACTGTGCCCCCAAGCTCTGCTCCAGCCAATGACTCCGACTACCTCTTGTTGGCTAAGAGATTGGAGAAGGTAGAAACGCAACAACTTGCGATTCTCATTGCCCAGACTGAGATGAAGGCTGACTTCAAGAGAAGTCAGAAAGAGATGAAGAATCTTATCATGGATCAAATTGCGACCGTGATAAGTTTGTTACAGAAGCAGCCTTCGGAGCCGACACAACCATCAGGGCCGGCACATCAATCAGACCCGACACATCCATCAGACAAGGCAGAGCCATTACAGACGGTACATCCATCACCGCCGacatatgatgatgatgatgatgtctaCCCAGAAGATTGGCAACCTGACGTATGTGACGTTCCTTCTACTCCTGACGCCATTGTCATTTCGCTGGGTGATACAGAATCTCAGGATGTGGAAGAGTTGCAGGGGCCACCAGCTGGGGTGGACTTCTGCAGGGTTAGGCGAAAGCGGAAGCCGATTTTCTTGAATGACTACACAGCTGGGAAGAAGAAACAACGACATGGGCCCGTGGTAGTAGACACAGTGAAACCGGCGGACTCCCGGCTGTTAAAATTTTTCCAGAAGTGGATCACTTACGCTAGGGACAACGACCGTCCTAGGGATGTTCACACTGGCGTAGCCACTCGATCCTGGTTCGTGAAATTGATGGTGCTGAACGAATGGCTCGACGATGCTGTAAGTTATTTcttaacataa
- the LOC115703561 gene encoding pentatricopeptide repeat-containing protein At5g10690-like — MAAFSTSTMNGAISLSSSPPFHYLTILSSSSPSSSSSSSSYAPIRRRVYRTGSPLKRLTSRIVYLTRRRQLHQILEEVDIAKRQYGKLNTIAMNAVLEACVYCGDVQTALKIFDEMSKPGGCGVDTITYGTLLKGLGEARRVDDAFQLLESIERGVAVGRPKLSAPLIFGLLNALVKAGDLRRSNALLSRYGFFLREGGSFSVTAYNLLMKGYIKAGSPESTISMHREILRLGLIPDRHTYNTLISACVKTNKLDTAMHFLEEMKEKAETFSEGDLFPDVVTYTTLLKGFGLSKDLPTIQKIVLEMKTYGDCFIDRTGYTAIVDALLNCGSYKGALCIFGEMLKLAGWNKDLRPKPHLFLSMMRSFAVKGDYDIVRSLHKRIWPDTAGRIYPSLQEEADHLLMEAALNYGQVDQAMGFLSKIIRKWKTISWTSRGGMIALRIEALSGSTKSMMSPYLLPQVMLEDPVSTFMIPFEAVKPLHETLHLRKVIMRFFKDPIVPIIDDRGSCIGLLHREDCTKLDAPLWTMMRSQPPFVTSSTSIGRVLELLIEKGHKMVVVVNPNDLNRGTTNNTSSLRAIGVFASTQLSNLITTESSSPMEKPSICRRL; from the exons ATGGCTGCTTTTAGCACTTCAACGATGAATGGAGCTATTTCCTTATCTTCTTCTCCACCCTTTCACTATCTCACTatcctctcttcttcttctccatcGTCatcgtcatcttcatcatcatatGCCCCGATACGACGTCGTGTGTATCGTACTGGCTCTCCTCTCAAGCGGCTCACCTCCCGCATCGTCTACCTTACTCGCCGCAGACAGCTTCACCAA ATACTGGAAGAGGTAGATATAGCAAAACGACAATATGGGAAGCTGAACACCATAGCCATGAACGCAGTGTTGGAGGCATGCGTGTATTGTGGGGATGTCCAAACAGCTCTTAAGATATTCGACGAAATGTCCAAGCCAGGGGGTTGTGGGGTTGACACTATTACCTATGGCACTCTTTTGAAG GGATTAGGTGAGGCACGAAGAGTTGATGATGCATTTCAGTTGCTTGAATCAATTGAACGAGGTGTTGCTGTGGGGAGGCCAAAGTTATCAGCACCTCTTATATTTGGTTTGCTAAACGCTCTAGTTAAAGCAG GAGATTTACGTCGTTCTAATGCTCTTCTTTCTCGATATGGCTTTTTCCTCCGTGAAGGAGGGAGTTTTTCTGTTACAGCGTATAACTTACTAATGAAG GGATACATAAAAGCAGGTTCTCCTGAAAGCACCATATCCATGCATAGAGAAATTCTACGTCTAGGATTAATCCCTGATAGACACACCTATAATACTTTAATTTCTGCATGCGTCAAGACCAACAAGTTGGATACAGCAATGCATTTCTTAGAGGAAATGAAG GAGAAAGCAGAGACATTTAGTGAAGGTGATCTTTTCCCAGATGTGGTCACCTACACTACATTACTCAAG GGTTTTGGGCTTTCAAAGGATCTCCCTACGATTCAGAAGATTGTATTGGAAATGAAAACATACGGTGATTGTTTTATAGATCGAACAGGATACACAGCCATAGTTGATGCATTGCTAAATTGTGGCTCATATAAGG GTGCTTTATGcatatttggagaaatgctaaagcTGGCTGGTTGGAATAAAGACTTGCGACCGAAGCCTCATCTTTTTCTTTCAATGATGCGTTCCTTTGCTGTCAAAGGAGATTATGATATTGTAAGAAGTCTACATAAGCGCATTTGGCCAGATACTGCCGGAAGAATTTATCCTTCTCTCCAGGAAGAAGCTGATCATCTTCTTATGGAAGCAGCTTTAAATTATGGCCAG GTAGATCAGGCAATGGGTTtcctttcaaaaataattagaaaatggaAAACAATATCATGGACAAGTAGAGGAGGGATG ATTGCATTACGAATAGAAGCACTGTCGGGATCTACTAAATCTATGATGAGTCCATATCTACTTCCTCAG GTGATGCTGGAGGACCCAGTCAGTACTTTCATGATACCATTTGAAGCAGTAAAACCACTTCATGAGACCCTGCACTTGAGGAAAGTTATCATGCGTTTCTTCAAGGATCCAATCGTACCTATCATTGACGACAGGGGTAGCTGCATTGGTCTCCTGCACAGAGAAGACTGCACAAAG TTAGATGCACCACTTTGGACTATGATGAGAAGCCAACCACCATTTGTTACAAGTTCGACATCAATTGGACGTGTCCTAGAGTTACTAATTGAAAAGGGTCATAAAATGGTTGTTGTTGTGAACCCCAATGATTTGAACAGGGGCACCACCAATAACACCTCAAGTTTGAGGGCAATAGGTGTTTTTGCATCTACCCAACTGAGTAACTTGATCACAACAGAATCTAGCTCTCCAATGGAAAAACCATCCATCTGTCGAAGATTGTAA
- the LOC115708235 gene encoding glycine-rich cell wall structural protein 2, with translation MYPNTLYFFTLFLLLLTTGTALAYHSGPGGTNRKMSSDPSGGGNGNPTGATGSAHGPNWDYSWGWGSSPGAGWGYGSGSGRSPNGFGKGFGFGSGSGSGSGSGSGSGYGSGGAHGGGSGYGSGNSGGGSPGTMNHSPVGSRDGNNHG, from the coding sequence atGTATCCCAATACACTCTATTTCTTCACTCTTTTTCTTCTCTTGCTTACTACTGGAACTGCTTTAGCATATCATTCAGGACCAGGTGGCACTAACAGGAAAATGTCTTCAGACCCATCTGGGGGTGGCAACGGGAATCCAACTGGGGCGACTGGTTCGGCTCATGGTCCTAACTGGGACTACAGTTGGGGTTGGGGGTCCAGTCCCGGAGCTGGATGGGGTTATGGCTCTGGCTCTGGTAGGTCCCCAAACGGGTTCGGTAAAGGCTTTGGTTTTGGTTCTGGTTCTGGCTCTGGCTCTGGTTCTGGCTCCGGTTCTGGCTATGGTTCGGGTGGGGCTCACGGTGGTGGATCTGGCTATGGTTCTGGAAATTCAGGTGGTGGTAGTCCAGGTACTATGAATCATTCGCCAGTAGGTTCCAGGGATGGAAATAACCATGGTTGA
- the LOC115705091 gene encoding histone-lysine N-methyltransferase, H3 lysine-9 specific SUVH6, translating into MAIINSPMKRKGNFPPNLKRQKFGVVRDFPDGCGYLASSTCQRKFEEGDNAKHMQNPAVVKKVKALSVPGVGKGLHVERDFPTGGTFVSPCPSPSRSDSNNLNLPAEDKLSASCINYDADAFGMSRSLIREEQLNDDSENKKYNDLILHEEAIDNRKKVKEALELYQSILKKVRASGKFKFAVVAYYRASKIYFEHEKRAIFVKQIGPIPGIQVGDKFQCRAELKVAGLHSQLIRGIAYIKKDGKPFATSVVDAQRYENDIISSGMLIYSGEGGNPMVGSKKKLVDQKYEQGNLALINSEESKIPVRVIRNVHISKESGHIALSGQRPSSSSTRMYVYDGLYYVDEHWQERGKFGKLVFKFRLTRALQQPKLNFQERVGNSKCSKIKKDVVHMNDISQGKEKVPIRLKNSVDEEMLTSFDYSTSSIYPNYIEPVSTYCCSCVDGCTDLEKCDCIFKNGGERPYNSKGCNVTSNPIIYECGSCCKCSDSCTTRLTQNGIILQLEVLKTGPNRWGVRSRSYIPKGSFVCEYIGEVLPDKKVHQRFDILYSKPSWEGGRVCLLTYPKVSSVPTGNFTIDATMQGNVARFITHSNSPNLRAQYVMYDHSDVKVPHVMLFAIKVIRPSQELTYDYSCTLAEFGFLKGGI; encoded by the coding sequence ATGGCCATCATAAACTCACCAATGAAAAGGAAAGGTAACTTTCCTCCAAACTTAAAGCGGCAAAAATTTGGTGTTGTTCGAGATTTTCCTGACGGTTGTGGATACCTTGCTTCTTCAACTTGCCAGAGAAAATTTGAAGAGGGTGACAATGCAAAGCATATGCAAAATCCTGCTGTTGTGAAAAAGGTGAAAGCCTTATCTGTGCCTGGTGTTGGAAAAGGCCTGCATGTTGAACGTGATTTTCCAACTGGTGGAACTTTTGTCTCCCCTTGCCCTTCTCCTTCCCGAAGCGATTCTAACAATTTGAATTTACCAGCTGAGGACAAACTTTCAGCATCCTGTATTAACTATGACGCAGATGCTTTTGGAATGAGCAGATCACTTATTAGGGAGGAGCAGCTTAATGATGATAGtgagaataaaaaatataatgactTGATTTTGCATGAAGAAGCTATAGACAACCGCAAGAAAGTGAAGGAGGCTTTAGAGTTGTACCAAAGCATACTAAAGAAGGTACGTGCCTCAGGGAAATTCAAATTCGCAGTAGTTGCTTATTACAGGGCATCTAAGATCTATTTTGAGCACGAGAAGCGGGCAATTTTTGTTAAGCAAATAGGGCCTATTCCAGGAATTCAAGTGGGTGATAAGTTTCAATGTAGAGCTGAACTCAAAGTTGCCGGCCTTCATAGCCAATTAATTCGCGGTATTGCTTACATTAAGAAGGATGGGAAGCCCTTTGCAACAAGTGTAGTTGATGCCCAACGTTATGAAAATGACATTATATCTTCTGGCATGTTGATATACTCTGGGGAAGGTGGAAATCCAATGGTTGGTTCAAAAAAGAAACTAGTTGATCAGAAATATGAGCAAGGGAATCTTGCATtaataaatagtgaggaatcaAAGATACCTGTAAGAGTGATTCGTAACGTTCATATTTCAAAGGAATCTGGTCATATTGCTTTGAGTGGTCAGAGGCCATCTAGTAGTAGTACCCGCATGTATGTGTATGATGGTCTGTACTATGTTGATGAACATTGGCAAGAAAGAGGGAAGTTTGGTAAGCTGGTCTTTAAATTCAGGTTAACAAGAGCTTTGCAACAACCAAAGCTCAATTTTCAAGAGAGAGTGGGCAATTCAAAGTGCTCAAAAATCAAGAAGGACGTTGTCCATATGAATGACATATCTCAAGGAAAAGAGAAGGTTCCTATTAGACTTAAGAATTCAGTAGATGAAGAGATGCTCACATCCTTTGACTACAGCACAAGTAGCATCTATCCGAATTATATTGAACCTGTTTCCACTTATTGTTGCTCCTGTGTTGATGGATGCACAGACTTGGAGAAGTGTGACTGCATCTTTAAAAATGGTGGGGAAAGGCCATATAACTCTAAGGGATGTAATGTTACATCAAACCCCATCATTTATGAGTGTGGTTCTTGTTGTAAGTGCTCTGATTCTTGTACCACTAGGTTAACTCAAAATGGCATCATTCTCCAATTGGAAGTTTTGAAGACTGGGCCAAATAGATGGGGTGTTCGATCTAGATCTTACATTCCGAAGGGAAGTTTTGTGTGCGAGTACATTGGGGAAGTTCTTCCGGATAAGAAAGTTCATCAAAGGTTCGACATTTTATATAGTAAACCTTCATGGGAAGGTGGTCGTGTGTGTTTACTTACCTATCCTAAAGTGAGTTCAGTTCCAACAGGTAACTTCACAATTGATGCTACAATGCAGGGGAATGTTGCTAGATTTATTACTCATAGCAACTCTCCTAATCTTAGAGCCCAATATGTTATGTATGATCATTCTGATGTGAAAGTGCCGCATGTGATGCTATTTGCGATCAAGGTTATACGGCCATCGCAGGAGTTGACTTATGACTATAGCTGCACACTGGCCGAATTTGGCTTTTTGAAAGGTGGAATTTAG